The Tolypothrix sp. PCC 7712 region ATTTTTACAAACTAAGCCATTTTATGACTCCACCATAGTCGGCTCAAATCGAATTGTCCGGAAATCATCTGTGATATGCTTCCACTGCAAAGCCACGATTCCGGGGCGATCGCACGTTTTTTATCCGACCTCACCAAATCGCGTTGCTCCCACAAGCATCTTTGTTGTAATCTGACATGAAAGCATTGCTGTAGCTGCCATTTGCGCTCAATGATTTGCTGCAGAATTGACCAAACAAATAGTTTATTATGAAAACATATGGATGTAAGTAAAAAGATATGGTTAGCTTTAACTCTTTGATCAATGCTTCATATGATAGCTATAATGCGCTAATTGAAAAAAATCAAGATGGTACATTTAGCGCCACCCTCATAGGTTTATCAGATTGTAAAAGTATAGGTCAAACGGAAAACGAAGCCATAGAAAAGTTACAAGATATGTTACAAGCGCGTTTGAGTAATTCAAAACTTGTTACTCTACAAATACAATCTCTTAAAACTGAAAATCCTTGGATAAAGGTAGCAGGGATGTATAAAGATAATCCTCTTTTTGATGAAGTGTTAGCTGAAATAGAAGCCGAACGCCAAATAATTAGTGCAGAACAGGAAAAAGATTAGAATCAAATTAATATATAGGATTCAAATCAAGTGACATTTGTATGGGTGCTAGATACAGACCATTTATCACTTCTCCAAAGGGGACATCCACTTCTACAACAGCGGATTAATCAAATAAATCCTGAAAATCTAGCCATTACAGTTGTCACACTAGAAGAGCAAATGAAAGGATGGCTAAATGTCATTAATAAACATAATGATAAATCTCCACAATCGGAAAATTTAATTATGGCTTACAAAGGGTTAAGGGATTGTATTGAATACCTTAACAAGCTCAGAGTTTTAGATTTTGATCGGTCTGCTTACAATTATTATCGAGAATTAATTAACCAAAAAGTTCGGATCGGCACAAGAGATTTACGTATTGCAGCTATCACATTGTCTATAAATGGTATTTTAGTAACACGCAATAGTAAAGATTTTGCCAAAGTTCCTAATTTACAACTAGAAGATTGGACAATTATGACATTCTGAGCTTGAAATAAAAGTTCCTACCGCCGTTTTTTGAAATCTATTAGTTCTATTAATATCTGCCATTATGTGTACAGCAATTACTGACTCAAGATTGAACACTAAATCTTGAATATTTGCTACAACTTCTACATCAGGCATATTTTTCAAATAGTAACTTTAGGTAAAAGAATGTCCGATAAAATTTTGCTCATCGGCGTTACTGGTGGAACTGGTGGAAATGTCGTCAAAGGCTTTCTCGAACAGGGTATAACAAACCTGTGTGCCATTACTAGGAAAATTGACCTTAACCGTCCTTCTCTAGCAAAATTGCATGATGCGGGAGTGGAGTTAGTAGAAGCTAACCTAGATAATGCAGACTCCCTCACCGCCGCTTTTACAGGAGTTGCTGCTGTTTACTGTCACGCCACATCTGGAGATAGTAGCAAAGCCAATCCTCAAGAAGTGGAAAGAGCAAAACAAGTTGCACAAGCAGCAAAACAAGCTAATATCCAACATTTTGTTTATAATTCCGCAGGTGGGGCGGAAAGAAATTCTGGTATTCCCCATATCGAGCAAAAATATCAAGTTGAGCAAATTCTCAAAGCTGCTGGTTTACCCACGACCATGTTACGCGCTTGCTTATTTATGGAGGAGTTTTGGAAAAAATACACGCGTCCTTCTATCCTTAAAGGCATTTTCCCTTTTTCCATTCAGCCTGACAAACCGCTACATTTAATTACTACTAAAGATATGGGGCGTGTAGCAGCCTATGTAATTCAACATCCTGCTCAATATATTGGGCGAGAATTTGAGTTAGCTGGTGATGTGCTAACACCCAAACAAATGGCTGAGGCTTTCTCGCAAGCGCAAGGAATAAAAGTTATCCATAAAGAAACACCCGCTTGGATTTTCTTGTTACTTTGGCAAAAAGAACTATTCAATTTAATTCAGTGGTATCGCCAAAAAGGTTATCAAGCTGATGTTCAGCAATTAAGGAAAGAATTTCCCGGTATTTTGACTACATTTAGCGAATTCCTAGCAGAAACTCATTGGAACAATCCAGAGCTTACCTATGAAAATTTATGGTAATGTAAACCGCTAATTTTGTAGGCAAAGCTTAAATAATACCAATTAAAATCATATTCGCAACACATAAATTCTCTGTAGGGGCACGGCACTAGTAAGATTATTGTATATACCAGAAGATTATGGATGCCGTGCCCTTACGATGCCGTGCTATTCCCTGTTATCTTAAATGGATTATAACCTGAGACTTGTTTACCCTTTTGCTGTTCTAAGCCTTCTGATAGTGTATTCTCTACAACACCACAACATAAACTTAAAGTTGCAAATTATCTCTATGCTGATGATTAGCGATCGCAGCGCACTTCTTACTAAGAACTATCCAAAATTTAGCAAGATATTCAAAGCGGAAGTCAAAAGTCAAAAGTCAAAAGTCAAAAGTATTTATATATCTGGGCTTTTGACTGTTTGAAACGGTAGCTTTATTTACGCCGTGTTGTACTAGTTACTTAACAAAAAAACAGAACAATATTTTTGGAGGGGGTTTGGGGGACGCAACCGTCAACCAATCGGGGGTTTGGGGGAGAATCCCCCAATTTATCTGGCTTCTTTAAGAAGTAACAAATCAATCGCTAATGAGCTTAACTGAACTGTATTGCTATATATAATGAGTCCTTTGAGATGATAATTACGAGTCGGGGTTACTTTAGTCTTGATTGACTAAAAAATAGCTGCTAAAAACTTGAGTTTAGGATAACAGAAAATATTCTTCCTTATGAAAGACAGGCTGATTACCTCTTCCCTGTAATAATTCAAGCAGAATAGAGTTGTGTCCTCATTTGGGTGCGTAAGGAAAAAAACAATGGCTTGGATTTACCTTCTGATTGCTGGTTTGCTAGAGATGGGATGGGCAATCGGTTTGAAGTATACACAAGGATTTACCAAGCTGGCTCCTAGCGTCGTTACCGTTGCTTGTATGATACTGAGTTTTGTATTGCTATCAAAAGCACTCCGCACTTTACCAGTGGGTACTGCTTATGCAATTTGGACTGGTATCGGAGCAGTGGGTACGGCTTTGCTGGGTGTAGTGCTGTTTGGAGAACCTGCTGAGATGAAGCGCTTTTTCTGCATTGGCTTAATTGTTGCAGGTTTGTTGGGGCTGAGGCTTGTTTCTTAACGGTGCAAATTTGAGATTTTGGGTTCAGCGCTCATTTAACATTAT contains the following coding sequences:
- a CDS encoding type II toxin-antitoxin system HicB family antitoxin, with amino-acid sequence MVSFNSLINASYDSYNALIEKNQDGTFSATLIGLSDCKSIGQTENEAIEKLQDMLQARLSNSKLVTLQIQSLKTENPWIKVAGMYKDNPLFDEVLAEIEAERQIISAEQEKD
- a CDS encoding type II toxin-antitoxin system VapC family toxin, whose protein sequence is MTFVWVLDTDHLSLLQRGHPLLQQRINQINPENLAITVVTLEEQMKGWLNVINKHNDKSPQSENLIMAYKGLRDCIEYLNKLRVLDFDRSAYNYYRELINQKVRIGTRDLRIAAITLSINGILVTRNSKDFAKVPNLQLEDWTIMTF
- a CDS encoding NmrA/HSCARG family protein; translated protein: MSDKILLIGVTGGTGGNVVKGFLEQGITNLCAITRKIDLNRPSLAKLHDAGVELVEANLDNADSLTAAFTGVAAVYCHATSGDSSKANPQEVERAKQVAQAAKQANIQHFVYNSAGGAERNSGIPHIEQKYQVEQILKAAGLPTTMLRACLFMEEFWKKYTRPSILKGIFPFSIQPDKPLHLITTKDMGRVAAYVIQHPAQYIGREFELAGDVLTPKQMAEAFSQAQGIKVIHKETPAWIFLLLWQKELFNLIQWYRQKGYQADVQQLRKEFPGILTTFSEFLAETHWNNPELTYENLW
- the sugE gene encoding quaternary ammonium compound efflux SMR transporter SugE, with the translated sequence MAWIYLLIAGLLEMGWAIGLKYTQGFTKLAPSVVTVACMILSFVLLSKALRTLPVGTAYAIWTGIGAVGTALLGVVLFGEPAEMKRFFCIGLIVAGLLGLRLVS